The DNA window TACCAATCAACAGTAATCGGTTGGTATATTTCTAAAAATCAATTTATTCGGTGCGAATAACACTTTGTCAAATGCGCCTCCCTAGTCACGTAGCTGTTGTTGAAGACCATGCCGGATTACTGGCGGATCTCGTGGAGTTCCTGGAACTGCGCGGCTTTTTGGTGCGCGGCTTCGACAATGCAGAGTGTTTTTTCTCTGTCTGGCCGACAGTGCATTTCGATTTGCTGTTACTGGACGTGGCATTGCCGGGTGCCAGCGGATTGGAAATTGCGCAACGGGTTCGGTCCCATGACGCGAACAACGCGACAGGCGTCGTCATGCTGACGGCGCTGGATGCCAATGACGATCAGGTGCTCGGCTTCAATGCGGGCGCCGACGTCTATCTTTCCAAGCGCAGTTCCCTGGATGTCATTGAAGCGGCCTGTCATGGCGTGCTGCGCCGTCTAGGGCGGCATGAGGCAAACCGCCCAGCCATCCCCGCCGAGCAGCTCTGGCGTCTTCACCCCAAAGACTGGCGGCTGAATACGCCCAATGGCATGGCGCTCGATCTGACCCATGCCGAGGTGCGATTGCTGTGCGCGCTGTGCAAAACGCCTGGCAAGGCCGTGACCCGAGAGGCTTTGCTGGTGCACCTGGACAAGCAGGAAACACCCTTCACCCTGCGCAACCTGGACAACACCGCCAGCCGCCTGCGGCGCAAGGTGCAAGCGGCTTCTGGGCTGGAACTGCCCCTGCGGCCCAGCTATGGAAAGGGCTACACCTTTGCCGCGCATTGCGAGCTGGCATCGTGAAGCGCGGCTGGCCCGGTTTACGGCTCCTGCTGTGCTGGCTGCCGCTGTGGTTGGCGATAACGGCGAGCGCCCACGCGGCCCCGGTTTCGCTGGAGGGGCGGCTGGAGCACTTCGCGGATGCGAGCGGGGCTCTGCCTTTTGAGGCGGTTTCGCAAGCGGATTTCGTCCGCTCGCACTTCGTGCGCCTGCCCGAGTTCCGCAGCCTCGGCTATGGCACGGACTCGCATTGGTTCCACGTCGAATTGGGGCCAGAAGACAGTGACCCCTCGCATCGCGTGCTCACCATCGGCTCGCCGGAGCTGGAAGCATTGGATGTCTGGGTGCAGCGCCAGGACGGCAGCTTCGAAGCACATGCGCTGGGCTATCACCGCACCTACGAAGGCCGCCCTCTGACGCGCTTGTCCGTGCTGCCGCTAGACACCTTCCCCGGCATGCACATCTATTTCCGCGTGCGCACCACCAATGCCATCAGCGTGTATGCCGAACTACTCCCCGCGGAGGCATTCACCAGCGGCGAGACCCGTGCCAACTTTTTCCACGGCCTGTACTTTGGCATCCTGCTCATTGCAGTGGCGCTGTATGCCATTCTCGGGGCGCGATTGCGCGACGCGGTGATGGCCGCCTATGCGGGCTACGTGGCATCGCAACTGCTATTCCACCTGGGTGCGACGGGCTATCTGCCCGTGCTGCTCGCGGGCCGGTCGGCCTGGCTCATGGACGCGCTGCCCCGCATCGGCTGGCTGGGCGCGGCTGCGTTCATCGTGCTGATGTGGGATCGGCTGATCCAGCTAAAAGCCACCCATCCGCGCATCCACCGCCTGTACCTGTTCACGGTCGCCTTGAACCTGGTCTTGCTTTTCTTCGCGCTGCAGCCGTCGCTGGTGACGAGCACGGTGCTGCTGGTCGTGAAGTCGGCGAATTACCTCAATGTACTGAACTTCGTGATCGCCATGGGCCTGCTGGTGCAATCCTGGCGACGCGACCGCCGTGCCGAGTGGATGATCTACCTGATCGCGTTCGTCATCCCCGCGCTCGGCGCACTGGTCAACACGATGACCAACCAAGGCCTGCTGCCCTGGAATGCCGAGACGGCCCACTTCTACCAGATCGCCGCGCTGGTGCATGTCCTGGTCATGAGCTATGGGCTGGCGATGCGCCTGCGCCAGTTGCAGCAGGACAAAGCCGCGGCGGAGCAGGAGATCGCTATCGTCACCCAGCGGGCCCAACAGCAGCGGCACTTCGTCGCCATGCTCTCCCATGAATTCGGCAACCCGCTGGCGGCGATTGACCGCGCCGCGCAGATGTTGCAGCTCAACTCGCCGCACATGCCGCCGAAGGACGCGCAGAGGTTGACGCTGATTCGCGGCAACGCGGCGACGCTGTCCGGCTTCGTCGAACGTTTTCTCATGACCGAGGCCCTGGACAATGGCGCCCTGTCGCTGTCGCGCACGCCATGCCGCATTCGCCAGATGCTGGAGGACACCATTCGCCAGCAGCCTGCAGACCTTCGTTCGCGCATTCGTCTGCAGGAATTTTCTGAAGGCACGTTCGAGGTGGACAGCACCTTGATCGGCGTTGCGATCGGTAATTTGCTCACCAACGCCTTGCGTTATTCGCCTCCCGACAGTCCGGTCGAAATCGCTGCCATCCGGGACGACACTGGGTTGCGCATTCGCGTTGCCGATCATGGCCCTGGCCTGGATGCCGACGAACTGGACAAGCTGGGGGCGCCATACTTCCGTGGCGCTGCGGCGTTGGGCAAGAAGGGCAGCGGGCTGGGCTATCACTTCACCCGGCGCATCGTGGAGGCCCACGGAGGCACACTGACGGCCCGATCCGGCACGGATGCAGGGTTGAAAGTGGAGATTTTTCTGCCTCGTTGAATCCTTATTTCTCCTTTGGCAAAGCATCACGATACCCCTGGCTGGCGACCGAGATTCCACGACACGCTGCCACCGCGCACGGTGGCGGCGAGCTGCTGGCCCAGGCGCTGTTCGATCACGGGTTTCCATGGCACCAGGCTGAACCCCATGCCGTCATCGAGCATCACGTAGCGCCCGCTGGCGAGCATGACGCTGCGGCGGTAGATGCCGGCCACGCGCTGGCCGTCCGCGACGAGCTGATGCTCCAGGCCGGTTTCCGCCGCTATGTCCTTGGCGGCCTGGGCCAGTTCGCGGTTGCGCAGCGTGCCCAGCAGGTTGCGCGCCAGGATCACACGCTGCCCGCGCCGCTCGACCAGGCCCTGTTCGGCGAGGAAGTCGGCGCGCTGCTGCATCGCCTGCTTCGCTTCGCTGCCAAAACCCAGATCGCCCAGGCCCTGGCCACCGCCAATCAACTGCTGATCCAGCCAGGTGGCCCCGATCACGCGGGCCTGTCGCTCGATGGGCAGGTGCGATTTCAGCTCCACGGCCACGCCTCCCAGGCGCTGCGCGTCGTAGCTCCGGCCCTGCTCGGGCAGGTCGCCCGGCACCTTCCATAGACCCTCGGCCACGCGCTCCACGATGCCCGCCCGGCGCAGAGCCTCCAAGCGCCGGACATGGGTCGCCACGACCTCGGGCTGGCCCTTGGCGATGGCGAGGTGGTGGTCGGTGCGGTACAGCCCGTCAGTCGCCAATGCGGCG is part of the Simplicispira sp. 125 genome and encodes:
- a CDS encoding response regulator transcription factor: MRLPSHVAVVEDHAGLLADLVEFLELRGFLVRGFDNAECFFSVWPTVHFDLLLLDVALPGASGLEIAQRVRSHDANNATGVVMLTALDANDDQVLGFNAGADVYLSKRSSLDVIEAACHGVLRRLGRHEANRPAIPAEQLWRLHPKDWRLNTPNGMALDLTHAEVRLLCALCKTPGKAVTREALLVHLDKQETPFTLRNLDNTASRLRRKVQAASGLELPLRPSYGKGYTFAAHCELAS
- a CDS encoding sensor histidine kinase gives rise to the protein MKRGWPGLRLLLCWLPLWLAITASAHAAPVSLEGRLEHFADASGALPFEAVSQADFVRSHFVRLPEFRSLGYGTDSHWFHVELGPEDSDPSHRVLTIGSPELEALDVWVQRQDGSFEAHALGYHRTYEGRPLTRLSVLPLDTFPGMHIYFRVRTTNAISVYAELLPAEAFTSGETRANFFHGLYFGILLIAVALYAILGARLRDAVMAAYAGYVASQLLFHLGATGYLPVLLAGRSAWLMDALPRIGWLGAAAFIVLMWDRLIQLKATHPRIHRLYLFTVALNLVLLFFALQPSLVTSTVLLVVKSANYLNVLNFVIAMGLLVQSWRRDRRAEWMIYLIAFVIPALGALVNTMTNQGLLPWNAETAHFYQIAALVHVLVMSYGLAMRLRQLQQDKAAAEQEIAIVTQRAQQQRHFVAMLSHEFGNPLAAIDRAAQMLQLNSPHMPPKDAQRLTLIRGNAATLSGFVERFLMTEALDNGALSLSRTPCRIRQMLEDTIRQQPADLRSRIRLQEFSEGTFEVDSTLIGVAIGNLLTNALRYSPPDSPVEIAAIRDDTGLRIRVADHGPGLDADELDKLGAPYFRGAAALGKKGSGLGYHFTRRIVEAHGGTLTARSGTDAGLKVEIFLPR